The sequence GAGTATATGGGCGCTAAACCAAAGGTTTACTATATAAAGTAAAGGAGGGGAAAATGGATTTAGTACAACAGCATACATGGGGATGGTTTATCGCTATCTACCTGTTCTTCGGTGGTCTTGGCGGGGCCACTATGGCTTTGGGTATATTGGGTGAGATGAGATTCAAGATGGGTAAATGGTTTGGAATAGGAACCGCTCTTTTGGGTCTTGCTATTCTGAGTTTTGGTCTTATCTGGCTGGTGTTGGATCTGATTGATCCGTTTAGATTCCTGTTGGCCTTCTGGGTTAAAGGTATTGGGCATTCCTGGATCGCACGCGGTATGGTTATAATTAACGGTGCTTATATCTTTGGCGTTTTGTATGCTTTGGCTGCATTTTACGGTTGGGAAACATTCAAGAAATGGATGGGTTATCTTGCTATGTTCTGTGGATTTGGCGTTACAACATACACAGGTTTGCTGCTCAATGCCAATGTTGGAATCCCATTCTGGCACACACCTGCTTTGCCTGTTCTGTTTACCGTTAGTGCATTCTCAACAGGTTGTGCTTTGTTGATGCTTGTTCTTGCTGCAATGAAGTCTCACGAGGCT comes from Hippea maritima DSM 10411 and encodes:
- the nrfD gene encoding NrfD/PsrC family molybdoenzyme membrane anchor subunit: MDLVQQHTWGWFIAIYLFFGGLGGATMALGILGEMRFKMGKWFGIGTALLGLAILSFGLIWLVLDLIDPFRFLLAFWVKGIGHSWIARGMVIINGAYIFGVLYALAAFYGWETFKKWMGYLAMFCGFGVTTYTGLLLNANVGIPFWHTPALPVLFTVSAFSTGCALLMLVLAAMKSHEAEHFFHFIEGFDIFLISLELLVIFAYFDFARLGNAAVMKSAQLLLANPMFTIGFLVIGLITPLILEAYASTKQHSKGLAAFASVLVLIGGFLLRYLIVWAGVFQYPHGLAG